The following proteins are encoded in a genomic region of Mycolicibacterium confluentis:
- a CDS encoding aromatic ring-hydroxylating oxygenase subunit alpha — protein MFKQPGPAPVPAGDLAAALAPFGRSRMLPREAYTDPAVFEWEQQAIFSGWRCVGHAGDIATPGTQRAVGSGASGVLLVRGDDGTVRAFANTCRHRGHELLACGAEAKRRTIVCPYHAWSYRLDGSLRNAPAFNEFDDFNPDDFGLAELRLVNWHGWLFVDPSGQDSDFAQHVAGLEDVVAPYRPEELRIVARHSYELATNWKVIAENYQECYHCSSIHPELSRISPPTSGENLELGGAWMGGWMSIVDGAETMSLDGRSSGVAIKGLSDQELRTVMYLVGYPNLLVSLHPDYVMTHLMTPLAADRTHVECAWAFPKEVAERPDFDPSYAVDFWDLTNRQDWAACESVQRGLSSPHARPGPLAPDEDGVYQFVTRVARAYLG, from the coding sequence ATGTTCAAACAGCCAGGGCCCGCACCCGTTCCCGCCGGTGATCTCGCTGCGGCACTGGCACCCTTCGGGCGGTCGCGCATGCTGCCCCGCGAGGCCTACACCGACCCCGCGGTCTTCGAATGGGAACAGCAGGCGATCTTCTCGGGATGGCGCTGCGTAGGGCACGCGGGGGACATCGCCACGCCGGGTACGCAACGTGCCGTCGGATCCGGGGCGTCCGGCGTCCTGCTGGTGCGTGGAGACGACGGGACTGTCCGCGCCTTCGCCAACACCTGCAGGCACCGCGGCCACGAACTGTTGGCCTGCGGAGCGGAGGCCAAGCGCCGCACTATCGTCTGCCCTTACCACGCCTGGTCCTATCGACTCGACGGTTCTCTGCGAAATGCACCCGCCTTCAACGAGTTCGACGACTTCAACCCCGATGACTTCGGGCTCGCCGAACTTCGCTTGGTGAACTGGCACGGCTGGCTCTTCGTGGACCCCAGTGGCCAGGACTCCGACTTCGCGCAGCACGTCGCCGGTCTTGAGGACGTGGTCGCGCCGTACCGGCCCGAGGAACTCCGCATCGTCGCCCGACACTCCTATGAGTTGGCCACCAATTGGAAGGTGATCGCGGAGAACTACCAGGAGTGCTACCACTGTTCGTCGATCCATCCCGAGCTGTCCCGGATCAGCCCGCCGACCAGTGGGGAGAACCTGGAACTCGGCGGGGCCTGGATGGGCGGGTGGATGTCGATCGTGGACGGCGCCGAGACCATGTCGCTCGACGGACGGAGCAGTGGGGTGGCGATCAAGGGCTTGTCCGACCAGGAACTGCGCACCGTGATGTACCTGGTCGGCTATCCCAACCTGTTGGTCAGCCTCCATCCCGACTACGTCATGACGCATCTCATGACGCCCTTGGCCGCCGACCGCACCCACGTCGAATGTGCGTGGGCGTTCCCGAAAGAGGTCGCCGAGCGTCCGGATTTCGACCCGTCCTACGCCGTCGACTTCTGGGACCTGACAAACCGACAGGACTGGGCTGCATGCGAATCCGTGCAGCGCGGACTGTCGTCACCGCACGCGCGACCCGGACCGTTGGCCCCTGACGAGGACGGCGTCTACCAGTTCGTCACCCGGGTCGCCCGGGCCTACCTCGGCTGA
- a CDS encoding TetR/AcrR family transcriptional regulator encodes MADPATASENNEVRRIQMLRAAAELIAERGFADTRIADVASRAGVSAPLVIYYFGTRDRLLVDALRHSEESFYAAAAKSLADADSLRARLALLIRWMCTPDSDVEEIPGASGLWLELWSQAYRNDEVWTGRVELDERWRGMIVDAVQAARPGEVRESVDAVEFGLEFSALLDGLFVQVALEDPVVLPAVAYRIAMRFAERELGLPPAGPGS; translated from the coding sequence ATGGCGGATCCGGCGACCGCGAGTGAGAACAATGAGGTTCGCCGTATCCAGATGCTGCGCGCCGCGGCCGAACTGATCGCCGAACGGGGCTTCGCGGACACCCGAATCGCGGACGTCGCGAGTCGCGCCGGAGTCAGTGCTCCACTGGTGATCTATTACTTCGGCACTCGGGACCGACTGCTCGTCGACGCGTTGCGCCATTCGGAGGAGTCGTTCTACGCCGCGGCCGCGAAGTCGCTCGCCGATGCGGACTCCCTGCGCGCCAGGCTGGCGCTGCTGATCCGGTGGATGTGTACGCCTGACAGTGATGTCGAGGAGATTCCCGGGGCCTCGGGTCTGTGGTTGGAGCTGTGGTCCCAGGCCTACCGGAACGACGAGGTGTGGACCGGTCGTGTTGAACTCGATGAGCGGTGGCGCGGGATGATCGTCGACGCGGTGCAGGCCGCCAGGCCGGGGGAGGTGCGTGAATCCGTCGACGCAGTGGAGTTCGGCCTCGAGTTCAGCGCCCTTTTGGACGGGTTGTTCGTCCAGGTTGCGCTCGAGGATCCGGTCGTTCTGCCCGCGGTCGCCTACCGCATCGCCATGCGCTTTGCGGAACGGGAACTCGGTCTGCCGCCGGCCGGTCCCGGCAGCTGA
- a CDS encoding MFS transporter → MRRWIVWSVGLLAYIVAVLDRTTLGVSGLDAAVRFDASPGVLSTFVVLQIIVYAGAQIPAGLLLDRFGSRVMIVAGGTLMAAGQLTLAFSESLPVAIGARALLGLGDAFTFISVLRLVPHWFSEREIPLVTQLTGICGQLGQVLSALPFLALLGGAGWSTAYVSVTALGGLIVVMSIALIRDTPHGRAEPVRSIGVRDTLANVKTVWLRPGTRLGFFTHMGTQFSVTAFTLMWGVPYLTEAQGLSRGMAGTLLTVSVAAAIFSGITIGVVTGRHPHRRSRVVLGIVASNAAIWTVVLSLSGPAPLWLLVVLIVVISVGGPGSMVGFDFARTFNPSRTLGTATGIVNMGGFIASLLVMQAMGMIIGAAGGYSFEAFRYAWSVQYVIWAITAVAILITRRKARRTIGQIDESKYLLEFFDERQLSR, encoded by the coding sequence GTGCGGCGCTGGATCGTCTGGTCCGTCGGCCTGTTGGCGTACATCGTCGCGGTGCTCGACCGCACGACACTCGGCGTGTCCGGTCTCGATGCCGCCGTGCGGTTCGATGCCAGCCCTGGGGTGCTGTCGACATTCGTCGTGCTGCAGATCATCGTCTACGCCGGCGCCCAGATCCCCGCAGGTCTGCTGCTGGACCGCTTCGGGTCACGCGTGATGATCGTGGCGGGCGGCACCCTGATGGCCGCGGGCCAGCTCACCCTGGCGTTCAGCGAGTCCCTGCCTGTCGCGATCGGCGCACGGGCCTTGTTGGGGCTCGGCGACGCCTTCACGTTCATCTCCGTGCTGCGCCTGGTCCCCCACTGGTTCAGCGAACGCGAGATCCCGCTCGTCACGCAGTTGACCGGGATCTGCGGCCAACTCGGCCAGGTGCTCTCCGCACTGCCGTTCCTGGCGCTGCTCGGCGGCGCCGGATGGAGCACGGCCTACGTGTCGGTGACGGCACTGGGCGGTCTCATCGTCGTCATGTCCATCGCACTGATCCGGGACACCCCGCACGGCCGGGCGGAACCGGTGCGGTCGATAGGTGTCCGCGACACCCTGGCCAACGTCAAGACTGTGTGGCTGCGGCCGGGCACTCGTCTCGGCTTCTTCACCCACATGGGCACGCAGTTCTCGGTCACGGCCTTCACGCTCATGTGGGGGGTGCCGTATCTGACCGAGGCGCAGGGATTGTCCCGCGGCATGGCGGGCACCCTGCTGACGGTCTCGGTGGCCGCCGCCATCTTCTCCGGCATCACCATCGGCGTCGTCACGGGCCGGCATCCGCACCGGCGTTCACGGGTGGTGCTGGGCATCGTCGCGAGCAATGCCGCGATCTGGACCGTGGTGTTGTCCCTCTCCGGTCCCGCACCACTGTGGCTGCTGGTGGTCCTGATCGTGGTGATCTCCGTCGGCGGCCCAGGCTCGATGGTCGGCTTCGACTTCGCGAGGACGTTCAACCCCAGTCGCACCCTGGGCACCGCCACCGGGATCGTCAACATGGGTGGGTTCATCGCCTCGCTTCTCGTCATGCAGGCGATGGGCATGATCATCGGCGCGGCCGGCGGATACTCGTTCGAAGCCTTCCGCTACGCGTGGTCTGTTCAGTACGTCATCTGGGCGATCACCGCGGTCGCGATCCTGATCACCCGGCGCAAGGCGCGACGAACCATCGGACAGATCGACGAGAGCAAGTACCTGCTGGAGTTCTTCGACGAGCGCCAACTGAGTCGCTGA
- a CDS encoding DUF1906 domain-containing protein, protein MSISRRDVLRMAAVTPAAAVLGAGATTAHTASAAPMGVLLDYAAGVIKASDIRASGAIGAIRYVSDRRPGGQWMLGKPIQLAEARDLYRSGLKIVSCYQFGKQDTADWLGGQPAGIQHAKRGWELHVAAGGSYGAPIYMSIDDDPSHEQYKQQVAPFLRGCESVLGHQRTGVYANSKTIEWAIQDGLGAYFWQHNWGSPGRIAHAAAHLHQVEIDSRSVGGVGVDINHILKPQFGQWD, encoded by the coding sequence GTGTCGATATCGCGACGTGACGTGCTCAGGATGGCTGCGGTCACACCGGCGGCCGCTGTGCTCGGTGCCGGAGCGACGACCGCACACACCGCGAGTGCGGCTCCGATGGGAGTCCTGCTCGACTATGCGGCCGGCGTCATCAAGGCCAGCGACATCCGGGCATCAGGGGCGATCGGAGCCATTCGCTACGTCTCGGACCGGCGTCCCGGCGGCCAGTGGATGCTGGGCAAGCCGATTCAGCTCGCCGAAGCCCGTGACCTCTACCGCAGCGGCCTCAAGATCGTGTCGTGCTACCAGTTCGGCAAGCAGGACACCGCCGACTGGTTGGGCGGACAGCCCGCCGGCATCCAGCACGCCAAGCGCGGCTGGGAATTGCATGTCGCGGCGGGAGGTTCGTACGGCGCACCGATCTATATGTCGATCGACGACGACCCCAGCCATGAGCAGTACAAACAGCAGGTAGCGCCCTTCCTGCGGGGGTGCGAATCCGTGCTGGGGCATCAGCGGACGGGTGTCTACGCCAACTCCAAGACCATCGAGTGGGCGATCCAGGACGGCCTGGGTGCCTATTTCTGGCAGCACAACTGGGGATCTCCGGGCCGAATCGCCCATGCGGCGGCGCACCTGCACCAAGTCGAGATCGACAGCCGCAGTGTCGGGGGAGTCGGGGTCGACATCAACCACATTCTGAAGCCGCAGTTCGGTCAGTGGGACTGA